From the Gorilla gorilla gorilla isolate KB3781 chromosome 22, NHGRI_mGorGor1-v2.1_pri, whole genome shotgun sequence genome, one window contains:
- the LOC115931863 gene encoding keratin-associated protein 19-3-like, producing the protein MSYYGSYYGGLGYSCGGFGGLGYGYGCGCGSFRRLGSGCGYGGYGYGSGFGSYGYGSGFGGYGYGCCRPSYYGGYGFSGFY; encoded by the coding sequence ATGAGCTACTACGGCAGCTACTACGGAGGCCTGGGCTATAGCTGTGGAGGCTTCGGTGGCCTGGGCTATGGCTATGGCTGTGGATGTGGCAGCTTCCGCAGACTGGGTTCTGGCTGTGGCTATGGAGGCTACGGATATGGCTCTGGCTTTGGAAGCTACGGATATGGCTCTGGCTTTGGAGGCTATGGATATGGCTGCTGCCGCCCATCATACTATGGAGGATACGGATTCTCTGGCTTTTATTAA
- the KRTAP19-2 gene encoding keratin-associated protein 19-2 yields the protein MCYGYSCGCGSFCRLGYGCGYEGCRYGCGHRGYGDGCCCPSCYRRYRFTGFY from the coding sequence ATGTGCTATGGCTACAGCTGTGGATGTGGCAGCTTCTGCAGACTGGGCTATGGCTGTGGCTATGAAGGATGCAGATATGGTTGTGGCCACAGAGGCTATGGAGATGGCTGCTGCTGCCCATCATGCTACAGAAGATATAGATTCACTGGCTTCTACTAA
- the LOC109024460 gene encoding keratin-associated protein 19-3 isoform X2 — translation MSYYGSYYRGLGYGCGGFGGLGYGYGCGCYGYGSGFGGYGYGCYRPSYYGGYGFSGFY, via the exons ATGAGCTACTATGGCAGCTATTACAGAGGCCTGGGCTATGGCTGTGGAGGCTTTGGTGGCCTAGGCTATGGCTATGGCTGTGGAT GCTATGGATATGGCTCTGGCTTCGGAGGCTACGGATATGGCTGCTACCGCCCATCATACTATGGAGGATATGGATTCTCTGGATTCTATTAA
- the LOC109024460 gene encoding keratin-associated protein 19-3 isoform X1 → MSYYGSYYGGLGYGCGGFGGLGYGYGCGCGSFRRLGSGCGYGGYGYGSGFGGYGYGSGFGGYGYGCYRPSYYGGYGFSGFY, encoded by the coding sequence ATGAGCTACTACGGCAGCTACTACGGAGGCCTGGGCTATGGCTGTGGAGGCTTCGGTGGCCTGGGCTATGGCTATGGCTGTGGATGTGGCAGCTTCCGCAGACTGGGTTCTGGCTGTGGCTATGGAGGCTACGGATATGGCTCTGGCTTCGGAGGCTATGGATATGGCTCTGGCTTCGGAGGCTACGGATATGGCTGCTACCGCCCATCATACTATGGAGGATATGGATTCTCTGGATTCTATTAA
- the KRTAP19-5 gene encoding keratin-associated protein 19-5 produces the protein MNYYGNYYGGLGYGYGGFDDLGYGYGCGCGSFRRLGYGGGYGGYGYGSGFGGYGYRSCRPSCYGGYGFSGFY, from the coding sequence ATGAACTACTACGGCAACTACTATGGAGGCCTGGGCTACGGCTACGGAGGCTTCGATGACCTGGGCTATGGCTATGGCTGTGGATGTGGCAGCTTCCGCAGACTGGGCTATGGCGGTGGCTACGGAGGCTACGGATACGGCTCTGGCTTCGGAGGCTATGGATACCGCAGCTGCCGCCCATCATGCTATGGAGGATATGGATTCTCTGGATTTTATTGA